A genomic region of Phragmites australis chromosome 2, lpPhrAust1.1, whole genome shotgun sequence contains the following coding sequences:
- the LOC133909739 gene encoding S-type anion channel SLAH3-like has protein sequence MAAASPGFSPFQAPVLPAARPVSSISLPASPIGFDMARSEVELQLHAITDAPLICPLPQRGPVAMALVQPDKVVFRSQPISAVPPEAKNSSRSAPRMAKTKARRDTSYDSFKTWSGKLERQITTQLLGARPPQQQQEQEEEEPEEDDATSNRPNTSMPRVQRFFAALEGPELDKLRSSEELVLPSDKTWPFLLRFPVSAFGMGMGMSSMAILWKRIAISASTRFLHMTLKINLVLWCISVAFMFVLSMLYALKVVFYFEAVRREYYHPIRVNFFFAPWIACLFLAIGVPELVAETLPHWLWYVLMAPIVCLELKIYGQWISGGQRRLSRVANPSNHLSIVGNFVGALLGGIMGLKEGPLFFFAVGLAHYIVLFVTLYQRLPTSETLPRDLHPVFFLFVATPSVACLAWARITGEFGYGSRIAYFIAMFLYASLAVRINLFRGFRFSLAWWAYTFPMTSAAIASIRYASEEKNAFTQCMCIGLSAAATLTVTVLFFTTLLHAVVHRDLFPNDISIAITERRRKPSVATEMMQESGSKALAPALSDARDLEAAVATSYT, from the exons ATGGCAGCGGCGTCCCCGGGGTTCTCGCCATTTCAAGCGCCCGTGCTCCCGGCTGCACGCCCAGTGTCGTCAATCAGCTTGCCGGCGTCGCCGATCGGGTTCGACATGGCAAGGTCGGAGGTGGAGCTGCAGCTGCACGCCATCACAGACGCGCCTCTGATTTGTCCGCTCCCGCAGCGTGGCCCGGTGGCCATGGCGCTCGTGCAGCCCGACAAGGTGGTGTTTCGGTCCCAGCCGATCTCCGCGGTGCCGCCGGAGGCCAAGAACTCGAGCCGGAGCGCGCCGCGCATGGCGAAGACCAAGGCGCGCCGGGACACGAGTTACGACTCGTTCAAGACGTGGTCCGGGAAGCTGGAGCGCCAGATCACAACGCAACTACTAGGCGCCAgaccgccgcagcagcagcaggagcaggaggaggaggagcccgaggaaGACGACGCGACGAGCAACCGCCCCAACACCTCCATGCCCAGAGTGCAGCGCTTCTTCGCTGCGCTGGAAGGCCCTGAACTCGACAAGCTGAGG TCCTCGGAGGAGCTGGTCCTGCCGTCCGACAAGACGTGGCCGTTCCTGCTCCGCTTCCCGGTGTCGGCGTTCGGCATGGGCATGGGCATGAGCAGCATGGCGATCCTGTGGAAGAGGATCGCGATCTCGGCGTCGACGCGGTTCCTGCACATGACGCTCAAGATCAACCTGGTGCTGTGGTGCATCTCGGTGGCGTTCATGTTCGTCCTCTCGATGCTGTACGCCTTGAAGGTCGTATTCTACTTCGAGGCGGTGCGGCGCGAGTACTACCACCCGATCCGGGTGAACTTCTTCTTCGCGCCGTGGATCGCGTGCCTGTTCCTGGCCATCGGCGTGCCAGAGCTGGTCGCGGAAACCCTCCCGCACTGGCTCTGGTACGTGCTCATGGCGCCCATCGTGTGTCTGGAGCTCAAGATCTACGGGCAGTGGATCTCCGGCGGGCAGAGGCGGCTGTCGCGGGTGGCGAACCCGTCCAACCACCTGTCCATCGTCGGCAACTTCGTTGGCGCGCTGCTCGGCGGCATCATGGGCCTGAAGGAGGggcccctcttcttcttcgccgTAGGGCTGGCGCACTACATCGTGCTGTTCGTCACGCTGTACCAGAGGCTGCCGACGAGCGAGACGCTGCCCAGGGACCTCCACCCGGTGTTCTTCCTGTTCGTGGCCACGCCCAGCGTTGCCTGCCTGGCGTGGGCAAGGATCACCGGCGAGTTCGGCTACGGGTCCCGGATCGCCTACTTCATCGCCATGTTCCTCTACGCGTCACTC GCTGTGCGGATCAACTTGTTCCGGGGGTTCAGGTTCTCGCTGGCGTGGTGGGCGTACACGTTCCCGATGACGAGCGCGGCGATCGCGTCGATCCGGTACGCGTCGGAGGAAAAGAACGCGTTCACGCAGTGCATGTGCATCGGGCTCTCGGCGGCCGCGACGCTCACGGTGACCGTGCTCTTCTTCACCACGCTGCTGCACGCCGTCGTGCACCGCGACCTCTTCCCCAATGACATCTCCATCGCCATCACGGAGCGCAGGCGCAAGCCCAGCGTCGCGACGGAGATGATGCAGGAGAGCGGCAGCAAGGCGCTCGCCCCCGCCCTCTCCGACGCCAGGGACCTGGAAGCCGCCGTTGCGACGTCGTATACGTAA